GTTCGGCTAACTGAGTCATGCGTCTACCTGCGAAAGTTCATGTACGAATCGAAGCCGTCAATCTGCGTGCCGTGGTCATCGAGGCTACACCGTGGCGGCGACTTCCTTCTCAACCCAATCGTAGCCCTTCTCTTCGAGCTCAAGCGCCAGTTCCGGGCCACCCGTCTTCACGATTCGGCCGTCGATCATCACGTGGACGAAGTCGGGCTTGATGTAGTTCAGCATGCGCTGGTAGTGCGTGACGAGCAGGATGGCCCGATCGGGGCTGCGCAGGCTGTTGGCGCCAAAGGAGACGGTCTTGAGCGCGTCGATGTCGAGGCCGCTGTCGGTTTCATCCATCAGCGCCAACTTGGGGTCGCAGACGGCCATCTGGAAGATCTCGTTGCGCTTCTTCTCACCACCGCTGAAGCCTTCGTTGACGGCACGGTTCATGAAGCTCTGGTCCATCTTCAGCAGGGCCATCTTCTCGCGCACGAGCTTCAGGAACTGCATGGCGTCCAGCTCGGGCTCACCCTTGTGCTTGCGCACCGCGTTGACGGCCGCCTTCAGGAAGTAGCTCGTGCTGACACCGGGGATTTCAACCGGGTATTGGAAGGCGAGGAAGACGCCTTCACGGGCGCGCTCCTCGGCCGACAGGTCGAGCAGGTCCTTACCGTCATAGGTGATGCTGCCGCTAAGCACTTCGTACGTCTCGCGCCCCGCGATGACGTTGGCGAGCGTGCTCTTGCCGCTGCCGTTCTTGCCCATGATCGCGTGGACCTCGCCGGCGTTGATCGTGAGGTTCACGCCCTTGAGGATCTGCCGATCTTTGATGCCGGCTTCGAGGTTCTTGATTTCAAGCAATGCCATAGTTCGTCCGTTCAATTCTTTACCGCAGAGACGCGGAGGAAGAAAAGTGCAAAGCAAAGAACAACGTTCTTCTCCGAATTGCTCTGCGACTCCTCTGCGCCTCTGCGTTTAAGTTAGTCTGACTAGCCGACCGATCCTTCCAAGCTCACGCCCAACAGCTTCTGTGCTTCCACCGCGAACTCCATGGGCAGCTCGCGGAAGACTTCCTTGCAGAAGCCGTTGACGATCATGTTGACGGCGTCCTCCACGGCGATGCCGCGGGTCTTGCAGTAGAAGAGCTGGTCCTCGCCGATCTTGGACGTCGACGCTTCGTGCTCCACTCGGGCGGTGGTGTTGCGCACCTCGATGTACGGCGTGGTATGCGCGCCGCACTGATCGCCGATCAGCATGCTGTCGCACTGCGTGTAGTTGCGAGCGTTTTCGGCGCCTTTCAGGATCTTCACCAGGCCGCGGTAGGTGTTGTGGCCTTCGCCGGCGCTGATGCCCTTGCTGACAATCGTGCTGCGGGTGTTCTTCCCGATGTGGATCATCTTCGTGCCGGTGTCCGCCTGCTGGCGGCCGTTGGTGAGCGCGACGCTGTAGAACTCGCCGACGCTGTTGTCGCCCTGCAGGATGCACGAGGGGTACTTCCACGTGATGGCCGAGCCCGTTTCCACCTGCGTCCAGGACACCTTGCTGTTCACACCCTGGCACTTGGCGCGCTTGGTGACGAAGTTGTAGATGCCACCCTTGCCGGTCTTCTTGTCGCCGGGGTACCAGTTCTGAACGGTGCTGTACTTGATGGTCGCGTTATCCATCGCCACCAGTTCCACCACGGCCGCGTGCAACTGGTTTTCATCGCGCTGCGGCGCGGTGCAGCCTTCCAGGTAGCTGACGCTCGCGCCTTCCTCGGCAATGATCAGCGTGCGCTCGAACTGGCCGGTGTTCTTGGCGTTGATGCGGAAGTACGTCGACAGTTCCATCGGGCACTTGACGCCCTTGGGGATGTAGACGAACGAGCCGTCGGTGAAGACCGCGCAGTTCAGCGTGGCGAAGTAGTTGTCGCTGTAGGGCACGACGGTGCCGAGGTACTTGCGCACCAGCTCGGGATGTTCCTTCACGGCCTCGCTGAAGCCGCAGAAGATGATGCCCTTCGCGGCCAGTTCCTTCTTGAACGTAGTGACGACCGACACGCTGTCGAAGACCGCATCGACCGCCATCGGCGTGTCGCCGCCCTCTTCAATGCCGAGAAGGGCCTTGCGCTCGTTAAGCGGAATGCCAAGCTTGTCGTACGTCGCAAGG
This region of Tepidisphaeraceae bacterium genomic DNA includes:
- the sufC gene encoding Fe-S cluster assembly ATPase SufC, which translates into the protein MALLEIKNLEAGIKDRQILKGVNLTINAGEVHAIMGKNGSGKSTLANVIAGRETYEVLSGSITYDGKDLLDLSAEERAREGVFLAFQYPVEIPGVSTSYFLKAAVNAVRKHKGEPELDAMQFLKLVREKMALLKMDQSFMNRAVNEGFSGGEKKRNEIFQMAVCDPKLALMDETDSGLDIDALKTVSFGANSLRSPDRAILLVTHYQRMLNYIKPDFVHVMIDGRIVKTGGPELALELEEKGYDWVEKEVAATV
- the sufB gene encoding Fe-S cluster assembly protein SufB; this encodes MPTETTEIQELADREYKWGFVSDIEADSAPPGLNEDTIRFISAKKDEPQWLLDWRLKAYRHWLTMEEPKWPFLPYGYGPVDYQGTVYYSAPKKKLKSLDEVDPDILATYDKLGIPLNERKALLGIEEGGDTPMAVDAVFDSVSVVTTFKKELAAKGIIFCGFSEAVKEHPELVRKYLGTVVPYSDNYFATLNCAVFTDGSFVYIPKGVKCPMELSTYFRINAKNTGQFERTLIIAEEGASVSYLEGCTAPQRDENQLHAAVVELVAMDNATIKYSTVQNWYPGDKKTGKGGIYNFVTKRAKCQGVNSKVSWTQVETGSAITWKYPSCILQGDNSVGEFYSVALTNGRQQADTGTKMIHIGKNTRSTIVSKGISAGEGHNTYRGLVKILKGAENARNYTQCDSMLIGDQCGAHTTPYIEVRNTTARVEHEASTSKIGEDQLFYCKTRGIAVEDAVNMIVNGFCKEVFRELPMEFAVEAQKLLGVSLEGSVG